From a region of the Eriocheir sinensis breed Jianghai 21 chromosome 25, ASM2467909v1, whole genome shotgun sequence genome:
- the LOC127003547 gene encoding heme-binding protein 1-like encodes MKLTIALCYLLAAHLVALQVVEAQDEAGEEAPYTVVKEAEGYEERAYPASPWVCHTNTISDEGGRTNSFWPLFRYITGNNNKNTDIPMTAPVTTRLQQNGEAWDSQMCFYIPKAHQQNPPEPADEAVKVVNRPAMNVFARRVGGNLTSSEWKNLRDELKTLLETNEPSADLSFYYTAGYDSPRKATNRRNEVWYEKK; translated from the exons ATGAAGCTTACGATCGCCTTGTGTTACCTGCTGGCGGCTCACCTGGTCGCCCTACAGGTGGTGGAGGCCCAG GATGAGGCGGGTGAGGAGGCCCCGTACACAGTAGTTAAGGAAGCTGAG GGTTATGAGGAGCGTGCCTATCCCGCCTCTCCCTGGGTCTGCCACACAAACACCATCTCTGACGAAGGCGGGAGAACCAACTCCTTCTGGCCTCTCTTCCGCTACATCacaggaaacaacaacaaaa ATACCGACATCCCCATGACGGCCCCGGTGACTACGAGGCTGCAGCAAAACGGTGAGGCGTGGGATTCACAGATGTGCTTCTACATCCCCAAGGCTCACCAGCAGAACCCACCTGAGCCCGCTGACGAGGCCGTGAAGGTGGTGAACAGGCCCGCCATGAACGTCTTCGCcag gCGAGTGGGCGGCAATTTGACGAGCTCAGAGTGGAAGAATTTGCGTGATGAACTGAAGACCCTTTTGGAAACTAATGAGCCCAGCGCTGACCTCTCCTTCTACTACAC CGCCGGCTACGACTCCCCCAGGAAGGCCACCAACCGCAGGAACGAAGTGTGGTACGAGAAGAAGTAA